One Helianthus annuus cultivar XRQ/B chromosome 12, HanXRQr2.0-SUNRISE, whole genome shotgun sequence genomic region harbors:
- the LOC110894939 gene encoding probable inactive heme oxygenase 2, chloroplastic, which translates to MDLNLIITKDIEWLGQQDVTIPEPLFTSKKYVKYLEELATKSPPLFFCHLYNIYFSHIAGGQVIARKVSEKLLEGKELAICKWPGDPEELLKGMRDKLNALAQHWSRDEKNKCLKETSKCFMYMGTIIRLTIMR; encoded by the exons ATGGATTTGAACTTGATTATTACAAAGGATATAGAATGGCTTGGCCAACAAGATGTAACCATACCTGAACCTCTGTTTACAAGCAAGAAGTATGTCAAGTATTTGGAAGAACTTGCAACCAAAAGTCCCCCTTTGTTCTTCTGTCATCTCTACAATATTTACTTCTCACACATTGCAGGCGGTCAAGTGATTGCAAGAAAG GTATCTGAAAAGTTGCTAGAAGGCAAAGAGCTCGCGATTTGCAAGTGGCCCGGGGACCCTGAAGAGTTGCTAAAGGGCATGCGAGATAAGCTTAACGCGTTGGCACAG CATTGGTCGAGAGATGAGAAGAACAAATGCTTAAAAGAAACAAGCAAGTGTTTCATGTATATGGGAACAATAATTCGTCTAACTATCATGCGGTGA